One segment of Mastomys coucha isolate ucsf_1 unplaced genomic scaffold, UCSF_Mcou_1 pScaffold23, whole genome shotgun sequence DNA contains the following:
- the Arhgap32 gene encoding rho GTPase-activating protein 32 isoform X4 yields the protein MKSRPTKQKLKQRGILKERVFGCDLGEHLLNSGFEVPQVLQSCTAFIERYGIVDGIYRLSGVASNIQRLRHEFDSEHVPDLTKEPYVQDIHSVGSLCKLYFRELPNPLLTYQLYEKFSDAVSAATDEERLIKIHDVIQQLPPPHYRTLEFLMRHLSLLADYCSITNMHAKNLAIVWAPNLLRSKQIESACFSGTAAFMEVRIQSVVVEFILNHVDVLFSGKISAVMQEGAASLSRPKSLLVSSPSTKLLTLEEAQARTQAQVNSPIVTENKYIEVGEGPAALQGKFHTIIEFPLERKRPQNKMKKSPVGSWRSFFNLGKSSSVSKRKLQRNESEPSEMKAMALKGGRAEGTLRSAKSEESLTSLHAVDGDSKLFRPRRPRSSSDALSASFNGDVLGNRCNSYDNLPHDNESEEDMGLLHIPALVSPHLAEDVDLSPPDIGVASLDFDPMSFQCSPPKAESECLESGASFLDSLGYTRDKLSTSKKDVEAGGSQSQTPGSTASSEPVSPVQEKLSPFFTLDLSPTDETSSKPSSFTEKVVYAFSPKIGRKLSKSPSMNISEPISVTLPPRVSEVISTVSNTVTQNASPPSWDKSVEERDVINRSPTQLGKMKTGEREAQERCEPEAQPLEQGAAEEVELPGTEELPVSSSQSKAVPSGQSQTGAVTHDPPQDPVPVSSVSLIPPPPPPKNVARMLALALAESAQQASTQTLKRPGPSQAGGTSYGDTAGIPSEEKLPSSYSSLTLDKTYFQTDRPAEQFHLQINGLGNCNQPLPETAAVGGPTHPSTIDSGEQLHQVDGIGNSLHRNHLSGDPEKSRSTSAPLTDSEKSDDHGSFPEDHAGKTSMSTVSFLEQDQSPLHFSSGDQPLSYLGTSMDKPHHSSELTDKSPMPSTLPRDKAHPLSGSPEDNSSTATMAYMMTTPARAETSTREASRVMAEQPTAADFVAATLQRPHRTNRPLPPPPSQRPAEQPPVVGQVQEAPSIGLNNSHKVQGVAPAPERPPESRAMGDPASIFVNDGSAAAQCPMAASAPQPGLPEKVRESSRAPPLHLRAESFPGHSCGFAAPVPPTRTVESKMAAAMHSNAADATSNSNYHSFVPSSASVDDVLPLPLPVSQPKHASQKIAYSSFTRPDVTTEPFGPENCLHFNMTPNCQFRPQSVPPHHNKLEPHQVYAARSEPPASMGPRYNTYVAPGRNMSGHHSKPCSRVEYVSSLGSSVRNPCCPEDILPYPTIRRVQSLHAPPPSMIRSVPISRTEVPPDDEPAYCPRPVYQYKPYQSSQARSDYHVTQLQPYFENGRVHYRYSPYSSSSSSYYSPEGALCDVDAYGTVQLRPLHRLSNRDFAFYNPRLQGKNVYNYAGLPPRPRANATGYFSGNDHNVVNMPPTADVKHTYTSWDFEDMEKYRMQSIRRESRARQKVKGPIMSQYDNMTPAVQDDLGGIYVIHLRSKSDPGKTGLLSVAEGKEGRHPAKAVSPEGDERFYRKHPEAEFDRAHHHGGYGSTQVEKPSLPQKQSSLRNRKLHDMGCSLPEHRAHQEASHRQLCESKNGPPYPQGAGQLDYGSKGMPDTSEPSNYHNSGKYITSGQESLRLNHKEVRHSKDLDRPRARQPPAPEKHSRDCYKEEEHFSQSMVPPPKPERSHSLKLHHTQNLERDPSMLYQYQTHSKRQSNVTVVSQYDNLEDYHSLPQHQRGAFGGGGMGAYVPSGFVHPQSRTYATALGQGAFLPTELSLPHPDTQIHAE from the exons ATGAAGTCTCGCCCAACAAAACAGAAGCTGAAGCAGCGGGGCATCTTGAAGGAGCGAGTGTTTGGCTGTGACTTGGGGGAGCACCTCCTCAACTCTGGGTTTGAAG TGCCTCAGGTTCTTCAAAGCTGCACAGCATTCATCGAGAGGTATGGCATTGTGGATGGGATATATCGTCTCTCTGGCGTTGCCTCCAATATCCAGAGACTTCG TCATGAATTTGATTCTGAGCATGTCCCCGACCTGACGAAGGAACCTTATGTTCAAGACATCCATTCTGTGGGCTCCCTCTGTAAGCTGTACTTCCGAGAACTCCCAAACCCTCTGCTCACCTACCAGCTGTATGAGAAGTTCTCT GATGCTGTTTCAGCAGCAACAGATGAAGAACGGTTGATAAAAATCCATGATGTCATCCAGCAACTCCCCCCACCACACTATAG AACCCTGGAGTTCCTGATGAGACACCTGTCTCTTCTAGCAGACTATTGCTCCATTACAAATATGCATGCAAAAAACCTTGCCATTGTTTGGGCACCAAACCTGCTGAG ATCAAAGCAGATAGAGTCAGCTTGCTTCAGTGGGACAGCAGCTTTCATGGAAGTCAGAATTCAGTCTGTGGTTGTTGAATTCATCCTCAATCATGTGGATGTGCTCTTCAGTGGCAAAATCAGCGCTGTCATGCAGGAAGGGGCAG CTTCCCTGTCAAGGCCCAAGTCCCTGCTGGTCTCTTCTCCATCTACCAAGCTGCTGACATTGGAGGAAGCCCAGGCAAGGACACAGGCTCAAGTCAACTCTCCCATTGTGACTGAAAATAAGTACATCGAAGTAGGAGAAGGGCCTGCTGCACTTCAAGGGAAGTTTCATACCATCATTGAGTTCCCACTTGAAAG AAAGAGGCCCCAGAATAAGATGAAAAAATCTCCCGTTGGCAGCTGGCGTTCCTTTTTCAATTTGGGGAAGTCCTCTTCTGTCTCCAAACGCAAGTTGCAGCGTAATGAAAGTGAGCCCTCAGAGATGAAAGCCATGGCTTTAAAAG GTGGCAGGGCAGAAGGAACCCTCCGCTCAGCTAAAAGTGAGGAGTCCCTTACTTCTCTCCATGCAGTTGATG GAGATTCCAAGTTGTTCCGACCTAGAAGACCCAGATCCAGCAGTGacgctctctctgcctccttcaatGGAGACGTGCTGGGGAACCGCTGCAATTCCTATGACAATCTGCCCCACGACAATGAGAGTGAGGAAGACATGGGGCTGCTTCACATTCCAGCTCTTGTGTCTCCTCATTTGGCCGAGGATGTTGACTTGAGCCCACCAGACATCGGAGTGGCTAGTCTGGACTTCGATCCGATGTCATTTCAATGTAGTCCTCCGAAAGCTGAGTCAGAGTGTCTGGAGAGTGGTGCTTCTTTTCTGGATTCATTAGGGTATACCAGGGATAAACTGAGTACCAGTAAGAAGGATGTGGAAGCAGGTGGTAGCCAGTCACAGACTCCAGGAAGCACTGCAAGTTCTGAACCTGTGTCTCCAGTCCAGGAGAAACTGAGTCCATTTTTCACCCTGGACTTGAGCCCCACTGACGAGACGTCTTCTAAGCCATCTTCATTTACAGAAAAGGTTGTTTATGCTTTCTCTCCGAAGATTGGACGGAAGCTAAGCAAATCTCCTTCCATGAACATATCTGAGCCTATTTCCGTAACTCTCCCACCTCGGGTATCAGAAGTCATCAGTACTGTCTCCAATACTGTAACTCAGAATGCATCACCTCCATCTTGGGACAAAAGTGTGGAAGAAAGAGATGTCATAAATAGATCCCCCACCCAGCTAGGAAAGATGAAAACAGGTGAGAGAGAGGCACAGGAGAGATGTGAACCAGAAGCCCAGCCCCTGGAACAGGGGGCAGCTGAAGAAGTAGAGTTGCCAGGGACAGAGGAGCTGCCTGTCTCAAGCAGTCAGAGCAAGGCTGTACCTTCTGGACAGAGTCAGACAG GAGCAGTTACCCATGACCCCCCTCAGGATCCCGTTCCTGTCAGTTCAGTCTCTCTTATCCCACCACCACCGCCTCCGAAAAATGTCGCCCGAATGTTGGCACTAGCGTTAGCTGAGTCTGCACAGCAAGCCTCAACTCAGACACTGAAGAGACCAGGGCCTTCCCAGGCTGGGGGCACTAGTTACGGAGACACAGCAGGCATTCCATCTGAAGAGAAACTGCCCAGTTCCTACTCTAGCCTTACTCTAGATAAAACCTATTTCCAAACGGACCGACCAGCAGAGCAATTTCACCTGCAGATCAATGGACTCGGAAATTGTAACCAGCCTCTCCCAGAGACAGCAGCTGTGGGAGGTCCTACCCATCCCAGCACAATTGACTCTGGGGAGCAGCTCCACCAAGTAGACGGAATAGGGAATTCACTTCATCGAAATCATTTATCTGGGGATCCAGAAAAGTCTAGAAGCACTTCAGCTCCCTTAACAGACTCAGAAAAGTCTGATGATCATGGAAGTTTCCCTGAAGACCACGCTGGGAAGACCAGCATGTCCACTGTCTCCTTTTTGGAGCAGGACCAGTCTCCACTTCATTTCTCCAGTGGAGATCAGCCCCTCTCTTATCTTGGTACCAGTATGGATAAACCCCATCATTCCTCAGAACTTACAGACAAATCTCCCATGCCTTCTACTTTGCCTAGGGACAAAGCCCACCCTCTTTCTGGGTCCCCTGAAGACAATTCCAGCACAGCCACCATGGCTTATATGATGACAACTCCAGCAAGAGCCGAAACGAGCACCAGAGAGGCCAGCAGGGTCATGGCTGAGCAACCCACTGCTGCTGATTTTGTGGCTGCCACCCTTCAGCGCCCGCACAGAACTAATCGGCCactccccccacctccttcccAGAGGCCTGCAGAGCAGCCACCAGTTGTGGGGCAGGTACAAGAAGCACCAAGTATAGGATTAAATAATTCCCACAAG GTCCAGGGAgtggctccagctccagagaggcCACCTGAGTCTCGAGCCATGGGTGATCCTGCATCCATCTTTGTCAATGATGGCAGTGCTGCTGCCCAGTGTCCCatggctgcctctgctccccaaccGGGACTGCCTGAGAAGGTTCGGGAAAGCAGCAGGGCCCCACCACTCCACCTGCGTGCTGAGTCTTTTCCTGGCCATTCCTGTGGCTTTGCTGCCCCAGTTCCCCCAACACGGACAGTGGAAAGCAAGATGGCTGCTGCCATGCACTCCAACGCTGCAGATGCCACCAGCAATTCAAATTACCACTCCTTTGTCCCTTCTTCAGCCTCAGTGGATGATGTGTTGCCTTTGCCACTCCCTGTCTCACAGCCTAAGCatgcctctcagaagatagcctATTCCTCCTTTACTAGGCCTGATGTCACCACAGAACCCTTTGGTCCAGAAAACTGTTTGCATTTCAATATGACTCCAAACTGCCAGTTTCGCCCCCAGAGTGTTCCTCCACACCACAATAAGTTGGAGCCACATCAGGTATATGCTGCCCGATCAGAGCCACCAGCCTCCATGGGTCCTCGTTATAACACCTATGTGGCACCAGGAAGAAACATGTCTGGACACCATTCCAAGCCCTGTAGCCGGGTTGAGTATGTCTCTTCTCTGGGATCTTCAGTTAGGAATCCTTGCTGCCCTGAAGACATTCTACCTTACCCTACTATCCGGAGGGTACAGTCCCTCCACGCACCCCCACCTTCTATGATCCGCTCTGTTCCCATTTCACGGACAGAAGTTCCCCCAGATGATGAACCAGCCTACTGCCCAAGACCAGTCTACCAGTATAAGCCATACCAGTCCTCCCAGGCCCGCTCAGACTATCATGTAACTCAGCTTCAGCCTTACTTTGAGAATGGACGGGTCCATTATCGTTACAGTCCGtactccagctcctccagctcctatTACAGTCCTGAGGGGGCCTTGTGTGATGTCGATGCCTATGGCACAGTCCAGCTGAGGCCCCTCCACCGCCTGTCCAATCGGGATTTTGCTTTCTACAATCCAAGGCTACAAGGAAAGAATGTGTACAACTATGCTGGTTTGCCTCCACGTCCACGGGCCAACGCAACTGGCTATTTCTCTGGTAATGACCACAATGTAGTCAATATGCCCCCCACTGCTGATGTAAAGCACACCTACACCTCATGGGACTTTGAGGACATGGAAAAATACCGCATGCAATCCATCCGCAGAGAGAGTCGAGCACGGCAAAAGGTGAAAGGGCCTATCATGTCGCAGTATGACAACATGACACCAGCTGTGCAAGATGACTTGGGAGGGATCTATGTCATCCATCTGCGCAGCAAGTCAGATCCTGGGAAAACTGGACTTCTGTCTGTGGCAGAGGGGAAAGAGGGGCGGCACCCAGCCAAGGCTGTCAGTCCTGAGGGGGATGAGCGTTTCTACAGGAAGCACCCAGAGGCCGAATTTGACAGAGCCCACCATCATGGAGGGTATGGCAGCACACAGGTAGAAAAGCCATCCCTCCCACAGAAGCAAAGCAGCCTTAGGAACAGAAAGCTTCATGATATGGGTTGTAGCCTTCCAGAGCACAGGGCGCATCAGGAAGCAAGCCATAGGCAATTATGTGAATCAAAAAATGGACCACCTTATCCCCAGGGAGCTGGCCAGTTAGATTATGGGTCCAAGGGGATGCCAGACACTTCTGAGCCAAGCAACTACCATAACTCTGGGAAATATATTACATCAGGGCAGGAGTCTCTAAGACTGAACCACAAGGAAGTGAGGCATTCCAAAGATCTGGACAGGCCTCGAGCCAGGCAGCCACCTGCCCCTGAGAAACACTCCAGAGACTGCTACAAGGAGGAGGAACACTTCTCTCAGTCTATGGTCCCACCTCCCAAACCAGAGAGGAGTCACAGCCTAAAACTTCACCATACCCAGAACCTGGAGAGGGACCCCAGCATGCTATACCAGTATCAGACACACAGCAAGCGCCAGAGCAATGTGACTGTTGTGTCCCAGTATGATAACCTGGAGGACTACCACTCCCTGCCCCAGCACCAGCGAGGAGCCTTTGGAGGAGGAGGCATGGGGGCCTATGTGCCCTCTGGCTTTGTCCATCCACAGAGCAGGACATACGCCACAGCCTTGGGTCAGGGGGCCTTCCTGCCCACAGAGTTGTCCTTGCCACATCCTGACACACAGATCCAtgcagaatga